From a region of the Mercurialis annua linkage group LG1-X, ddMerAnnu1.2, whole genome shotgun sequence genome:
- the LOC126683335 gene encoding beta-galactosidase 16-like isoform X4, producing MWPSLISKAKEGGVDVIQTYVFWNLHESTQGQYEFDGRKDLVRFLKEVEAQGLYAALRIGPFIEAEWTYGGLPFWLHDIPGIVFRSDNEPFKKHMERFVTKIVNMMKYNNLYASQGGPIIISQVPAMANSCITIFPAKHILHNNLKIVRIQIENEYENVEAAFHEKGPSYVRWAANMSVALDTGVPWVMCKQSDAPDPVINTCNGMRCGETFTGPNSANKPSMWTENWTSFYQVFGGEPYIRTAEDIAFHVALFIAKNGSYVNYYMYHGGTNFGRTSSAFAITSYYDQAPLDEYGLIRQPKWGHLKELHATIKSCSKTLIRGTQQNFSLGQLQHAYVFRESSGDCAAFLVNNNSRQDVKILFQNRSYELPPKSISILPDCKTITFNTAKVNTQYNTRSATSSHEFNSTETWEQYRETIPIYDNTSIRAKTLLDHLSTTKDTSDYLWYILRFQNHFPGPQSVIQAYSHGHVLHAYVNGVYAGSAHGNHDSPSFTLKNSVHLKNGSNEFAFLSVTVGFPNSGAYLERKIAGLRRLHVQNKDFTSSSWGYQVGLSGEKFQIYTNSGLNKVHWNKFGGNAQPLTWYKTFFDAPTGDDPLALNLHSMGKGEAWINGQSIGRYWVSFNTSKGNPSQSRYHIPRSFLKPTGNLLVLLEEEKGYPPGITVDSVSISKVCGHVSESDSSVVQLICPPDKNISRIQFSSYGTPEGNCEHYAIGKCHSPNSRAVVEKACRGKRKCTILRSNQFFNGDPCPGIPKTLLVDAKCRGNKTRKREKFQSI from the exons ATGTGGCCATCTTTGATATCAAAAGCCAAAGAAGGAGGAGTAGACGTTATACAGACTTACGTATTTTGGAATTTGCATGAATCCACGCAAGGACAg TATGAGTTTGATGGAAGAAAGGATTTAGTGAGGTTCTTAAAAGAAGTTGAGGCTCAAGGTCTCTATGCTGCCCTCAGAATTGGTCCCTTCATTGAGGCTGAATGGACTTACGG GGGGCTACCCTTTTGGTTGCATGACATCCCGGGCATTGTCTTCCGATCGGATAATGAACCGTTCAAG AAGCACATGGAAAGGTTTGTCACCAAAATAGTAAACATGATGAAGTATAACAATTTGTACGCTTCACAAGGAGGGCCAATAATAATTTCACAGGTTCCGGCAATGGCAAACTCTTGCATAACTattttcccagcaaaacatatTCTTCACAATAATCTAAAAATTGTACGCATACAGATTGAGAACGAGTACGAGAACGTTGAAGCAGCATTTCACGAGAAAGGACCAAGTTATGTTCGCTGGGCTGCAAACATGTCAGTGGCGCTCGATACCGGTGTCCCTTGGGTGATGTGTAAACAATCCGATGCTCCTGATCCGGTG ATCAACACATGCAATGGAATGCGATGTGGAGAAACGTTCACAGGACCCAACTCGGCAAATAAACCATCAATGTGGACGGAGAACTGGACAAGTTT CTATCAAGTTTTCGGAGGAGAGCCATACATAAGAACAGCTGAAGACATAGCATTTCATGTTGCTTTATTTATTGCGAAAAATGGGAGCTATGTGAACTATTATATG TATCACGGAGGAACCAATTTTGGAAGAACAAGCTCTGCATTTGCAATAACAAGTTACTATGATCAAGCACCACTTGATGAGTACG GTTTAATCAGGCAACCTAAATGGGGTCATCTAAAAGAGCTCCATGCCACAATTAAGTCATGCTCAAAGACTCTAATAAGAGGAACACAGCAGAATTTTTCTTTGGGTCAACTACAACAC GCTTATGTTTTTAGAGAAAGTTCAGGGGATTGTGCAGCCTTCCTGGTGAACAATAATAGTAGACAAGATGTGAAAATCCTCTTCCAAAATAGGTCATATGAGTTGCCTCCTAAGTCAATCAGCATCCTACCAGACTGCAAAACCATAACCTTTAATACAGCAAAG GTAAACACACAGTACAATACAAGGTCAGCTACATCGAGCCATGAATTCAACTCAACAGAAACATGGGAACAATACAGAGAAACTATCCCTATATATGACAATACTTCTATAAGAGCAAAAACTTTATTAGATCACCTGAGCACAACAAAAGATACTTCTGATTATCTTTGGTACATTTTAAG GTTTCAAAATCACTTCCCCGGTCCTCAATCTGTAATACAAGCCTACTCACATGGACATGTTTTACATGCATATGTTAATGGAGTATACGCTG GGTCTGCTCATGGAAATCACGACAGTCCAAGCTTCACCCTAAAGAATTCAGTTCATCTTAAAAATGGGTCAAATGAATTTGCCTTTCTAAGTGTAACAGTGGGATTCCCG AATTCAGGAGCATATCTTGAGCGTAAGATTGCTGGATTACGTAGGCTGCATGTTCAAAACAAGGATTTCACTAGTTCCTCATGGGGATATCAG GTTGGGTTGTCAGGAGAAAAGTTTCAAATTTACACAAACAGTGGATTGAACAAAGTTCATTGGAACAAATTTGGAGGCAATGCTCAACCACTCACATGGTATAAg ACTTTTTTTGATGCACCTACAGGAGATGACCCACTTGCACTGAACCTTCATTCCATGGGAAAGGGGGAAGCTTGGATTAATGGCCAAAGTATAGGCCGCTACTGGGTTTCATTTAATACTTCCAAGGGAAATCCTTCCCAATCAAG GTATCATATACCTCGTTCTTTTCTCAAACCAACTGGCAACCTATTGGTTCTCCTAGAAGAAGAGAAGGGATACCCCCCAGGAATCACTGTAGACTCTGTTTCTATCTCAAAAGTATGTGGCCATGTGTCGGAATCAGACTCATCTGTTGTTCAGCTTATTTGTCCTCCAGACAAGAACATTTCCAGAATTCAGTTTTCAAGCTACGGAACTCCTGAAGGTAACTGCGAACATTATGCCATTGGAAAGTGCCACTCGCCCAATTCCAGAGCTGTGGTAGAAAAG GCATGTAGGGGGAAGAGGAAGTGTACGATCCTCAGATCAAATCAATTTTTCAACGGTGACCCATGTCCAGGCATCCCTAAAACTCTGCTAGTGGATGCCAAATGCAG GGGGAATAAAacaagaaagagagagaaattTCAGAGCATATAA